The proteins below come from a single candidate division WOR-3 bacterium genomic window:
- a CDS encoding 4Fe-4S binding protein translates to MRPYRLSQIISTLIQLSYYPALWSGAIYQGFTKQVCVPILTCWGCPLMRFGCPMGALQYFIGAREFPFYIIGFFAFLGIVIGRMVCAWICPFGLLQDLFKKITKLKVTLPNWLTYSKYLVLISVAGVAVYLTQEPWYCKICPAGMLEAGLPLVLADRSGDLRALVGWLFKLKLIILLLVILGSIFIKRFFCRVLCPVGAIYSIFNRISMFRMKVDIGKCGDRKCNTCRRVCPMDINIYDNPNARECIRCLECKYKCPRVAINIGFK, encoded by the coding sequence ATGCGACCATATCGTTTAAGCCAAATAATTTCGACCCTAATTCAACTTAGTTATTATCCAGCCTTATGGTCTGGCGCAATCTATCAAGGATTTACTAAACAGGTTTGTGTACCAATTCTTACCTGTTGGGGTTGTCCATTAATGCGTTTCGGATGTCCAATGGGTGCCTTACAATACTTTATTGGTGCGCGAGAGTTTCCATTTTATATTATTGGGTTTTTTGCATTTTTGGGTATCGTTATCGGACGAATGGTGTGTGCTTGGATTTGTCCTTTTGGCCTACTCCAAGATCTGTTTAAAAAAATTACGAAACTAAAGGTTACTCTACCCAATTGGCTCACTTATTCTAAATATTTAGTTTTAATTAGTGTGGCCGGTGTTGCCGTTTATCTAACCCAGGAACCGTGGTATTGCAAAATTTGTCCAGCCGGGATGCTTGAAGCAGGACTGCCGTTAGTACTAGCTGATCGAAGTGGTGATCTTAGGGCCCTTGTTGGTTGGCTATTTAAATTAAAATTAATAATTTTATTGTTAGTAATTTTAGGGTCTATATTCATAAAACGCTTTTTCTGTCGTGTGCTATGCCCGGTTGGGGCAATTTATTCTATATTTAACCGAATTTCAATGTTTCGGATGAAAGTCGATATTGGAAAATGTGGCGATAGAAAATGTAACACCTGTCGGCGGGTCTGTCCGATGGATATAAATATTTATGATAATCCTAATGCCCGAGAGTGTATTCGTTGTTTAGAATGTAAGTATAAATGCCCGAGGGTTGCGATCAACATTGGATTTAAATGA
- a CDS encoding DegQ family serine endoprotease, with the protein MSNHKPLSYHIRVGVLIAIAVVFAFVLGLFVAGSFNFRSRNTLEAQAKPQISEPKYTVITEEGTSPFVKVAEMVIPTVVNISAEKVIKTRSRDFWWPFDDDWFKEFFKNLPKIEPETEKRQTLGSGVIISEDGYIITNNHVIADYDNIVVRLYDKTEYKGKKVKVVGRDPKTDVAVLKIDVGDRKLPVAKLGNSDEIKVGDWAIAVGIPFGLEGTVTVGVISAKGRSNIPLPEISYQDFIQTDASINPGNSGGPLVNIRGEVIGINTAIRSPVGANVGIGFATPINLVKEIAETLIKKGKIVRGYLGVYPQEISQDLKEALGLPSTEGVLISEVVENTPAAKAGLKPGDVIVRFNGVKVKDVSQFRRMVAEHSPGTKVKIEVIREGKNFTLEATLGELPEEVSVKPEKKQEESKELTRTWLGITVKETASGTKGVEVAEVEAGSVGELAGIQTGDIILKIDKYDIEGISDFSKAANALKNTKRPILFRIKRGSASLFIAVTPE; encoded by the coding sequence ATGAGTAACCACAAACCCTTAAGCTATCATATTAGAGTTGGCGTTCTTATCGCGATAGCCGTAGTTTTTGCCTTTGTATTAGGTCTGTTTGTGGCTGGGTCATTTAATTTTAGATCCCGTAATACTTTAGAAGCACAGGCTAAGCCCCAGATCAGTGAACCTAAATATACGGTAATTACCGAAGAAGGCACCAGCCCCTTTGTTAAGGTGGCTGAAATGGTAATTCCGACCGTGGTAAATATTTCAGCCGAGAAAGTGATAAAGACTCGCTCGCGCGACTTCTGGTGGCCTTTTGACGACGACTGGTTTAAAGAATTTTTCAAAAATTTACCGAAAATCGAACCGGAAACAGAGAAACGTCAAACCCTGGGTTCTGGCGTGATTATTTCTGAGGACGGTTATATTATCACCAACAATCATGTGATTGCCGATTATGATAATATCGTCGTAAGACTTTATGACAAAACTGAATATAAAGGTAAGAAAGTAAAAGTTGTTGGTCGGGACCCCAAGACCGATGTCGCTGTGCTAAAAATCGATGTCGGGGACAGAAAATTACCGGTGGCCAAATTAGGTAATTCCGATGAGATAAAAGTAGGTGACTGGGCAATTGCCGTTGGTATTCCGTTTGGATTAGAAGGAACGGTAACCGTTGGGGTGATTAGTGCCAAAGGCCGAAGTAATATTCCACTCCCCGAGATCAGCTATCAGGATTTCATTCAGACCGATGCTTCGATTAATCCGGGCAATTCTGGTGGTCCCTTGGTAAATATCCGAGGCGAGGTGATAGGTATCAATACTGCAATTCGCTCGCCCGTAGGAGCCAATGTCGGCATCGGATTTGCTACGCCGATTAACTTAGTGAAAGAGATTGCTGAGACCTTGATTAAGAAAGGTAAAATTGTCCGTGGCTATTTAGGAGTTTATCCGCAGGAAATTTCTCAAGACTTAAAAGAGGCTTTAGGCCTGCCCTCAACCGAAGGCGTTTTAATCTCTGAGGTCGTCGAGAATACCCCAGCAGCAAAAGCTGGCTTAAAACCTGGAGATGTGATTGTGAGATTCAATGGCGTCAAGGTTAAAGATGTTTCCCAGTTCCGGCGTATGGTGGCTGAACATAGTCCTGGGACTAAAGTAAAGATCGAAGTTATTCGAGAGGGCAAAAATTTCACCCTTGAAGCAACCTTGGGTGAATTACCGGAGGAAGTCAGTGTCAAACCTGAAAAGAAGCAAGAAGAGTCAAAAGAACTAACCAGAACCTGGCTTGGTATTACTGTGAAAGAAACTGCTTCGGGCACCAAGGGTGTTGAAGTAGCCGAAGTTGAAGCTGGTAGTGTTGGCGAGCTCGCCGGTATTCAAACAGGTGACATTATCTTAAAGATTGATAAATACGACATTGAAGGTATAAGTGATTTTTCTAAAGCCGCTAATGCCTTAAAGAATACTAAACGACCGATCCTTTTCCGAATTAAACGCGGCAGTGCTTCTTTGTTTATTGCTGTGACTCCGGAATAA
- the thiE gene encoding thiamine phosphate synthase: MLNAKSYDRLLDVNFNRFFEALKVLEDIIRFYLADREALTYIRKLKHTLYPYLQSLRVKLLLARESQKDLGRAQKFDFPQASSNYFSAQQLLKTNFSRAEEAARILEELLRYQHKKLSGLFKTIRFSLYDLEKNLFKKLIVTFDPTLYVVLDIPTIGRKNLKIITEACSKAGATIIQLRESKGTPTKIWLTDAVIVKKALNNFPNIRFIINDRVDIALAVDADGVHLGYDDMPIELARKILGENKIIGATTRNLTQALAAENASANYIAVGSIFPSPTKPAAPVVGLKTLKEISQKVHLPVVAIGGINADNIRQVFDNGARGVAVISAILGNIDFTAPNFVAKIKKNLRVLKNQIG; encoded by the coding sequence ATGCTAAACGCTAAAAGCTATGACCGATTGTTGGATGTCAATTTCAACCGGTTCTTTGAAGCCTTAAAAGTTCTTGAGGATATTATCCGATTTTATCTGGCTGATCGAGAAGCTCTTACTTATATCAGAAAATTAAAACATACTTTATATCCTTATTTACAATCCCTGCGAGTTAAACTCCTCCTGGCGAGAGAGAGTCAAAAAGATCTTGGTCGAGCTCAAAAGTTTGATTTTCCCCAGGCCAGTAGCAATTATTTTTCAGCTCAGCAGTTACTGAAAACCAACTTCTCGCGGGCCGAAGAGGCAGCCCGGATTTTAGAAGAACTCTTAAGGTATCAACACAAAAAACTCAGCGGGTTATTTAAAACCATAAGATTTTCCCTTTATGATTTAGAAAAAAATCTTTTTAAGAAACTTATCGTCACGTTTGACCCTACACTATATGTTGTTTTGGATATTCCAACCATCGGTCGCAAAAACCTTAAAATTATAACGGAAGCTTGTAGTAAAGCCGGTGCTACAATAATTCAATTGCGAGAAAGTAAAGGAACACCAACCAAAATTTGGCTTACCGATGCCGTAATAGTAAAAAAGGCCCTTAATAATTTCCCGAATATTCGATTTATTATTAACGATCGAGTTGATATTGCTTTAGCAGTTGATGCTGATGGTGTGCATTTAGGCTATGATGATATGCCTATTGAATTGGCTCGAAAAATCTTGGGGGAAAATAAGATTATTGGAGCTACTACTAGAAACCTAACCCAAGCCTTAGCTGCTGAAAATGCTTCGGCCAATTATATCGCAGTGGGATCAATTTTTCCATCGCCAACCAAACCTGCTGCGCCGGTGGTCGGTTTAAAGACCTTAAAAGAAATCTCGCAAAAAGTCCATCTGCCGGTTGTCGCAATTGGGGGCATAAACGCTGATAATATCAGGCAAGTATTCGACAATGGAGCTAGAGGTGTGGCGGTCATTTCTGCGATTTTGGGTAATATTGATTTTACCGCCCCCAATTTTGTCGCAAAGATTAAAAAGAATCTCAGAGTATTAAAAAATCAAATCGGTTAA
- a CDS encoding nodulation protein NfeD, with product MAQILIKILHNKKGCLGVLLFLLFGSLAYAQKDLYFLEFSGIISPVSANYITAGILKATKAKALALIIKLNTPGGLDESMRQIVSTILNAQVPIITYVAPAGARAASAGVFIAYASDILAMAEGTTIGAAHPISIGGKEIPKELEEKITNDAVSYLVAISEKKGRNKVWAEEAVRKSSSLSAKEALKLGVCDLIANSEEELLRKLDSVAFTKNLPSDFSRASKKVISLSLRDRLLLILTNPNIAYILLMLGIYGLLFELQAPGSIFPGTVGAICLILGLYALSVLPTNYTGLFLIGIAAIFFILEIYVTSYGLLTIGGIISLILGSLLLFSGNIPYYKIAMPVLIIVLVVSVVLLLVIIILGIRAHKRKITTGKEGLVDELGRAATDLNPEGTIVIHGELWNAHSVDGLITKGEIVKVVRVEGLKLYVTRNPIK from the coding sequence ATGGCACAGATTTTGATAAAAATCTTACACAATAAAAAGGGATGTTTAGGCGTTTTATTGTTCTTGCTCTTTGGGAGTTTAGCATACGCTCAGAAAGATCTCTATTTTTTAGAGTTCTCTGGAATTATAAGCCCGGTAAGTGCTAATTATATTACCGCCGGTATACTCAAGGCCACAAAAGCTAAGGCCTTGGCTTTAATAATTAAACTTAATACCCCGGGCGGACTAGACGAATCGATGCGTCAAATAGTCTCAACGATCCTAAATGCTCAAGTGCCGATAATTACCTATGTAGCACCAGCTGGGGCTCGGGCAGCTTCAGCTGGGGTTTTTATCGCTTATGCTAGCGATATTTTGGCCATGGCTGAAGGCACAACAATTGGTGCTGCGCATCCAATAAGTATTGGCGGAAAGGAGATTCCTAAGGAGCTTGAAGAAAAAATTACCAACGATGCCGTAAGTTATCTTGTGGCGATAAGTGAGAAAAAAGGTCGCAATAAGGTTTGGGCCGAAGAAGCGGTCAGAAAGTCATCATCACTTAGTGCTAAAGAGGCTTTAAAACTCGGCGTCTGTGATCTGATTGCTAATAGTGAAGAAGAACTTTTACGAAAATTAGACTCAGTAGCATTTACTAAAAATCTCCCAAGTGATTTTTCTCGAGCTTCGAAAAAAGTAATTTCTTTAAGTTTGCGCGATCGATTACTTTTGATCTTGACTAATCCTAATATTGCTTATATTCTCTTGATGTTAGGAATTTATGGTTTACTTTTTGAACTACAAGCTCCAGGAAGTATATTCCCAGGGACAGTGGGTGCTATATGTTTGATTTTGGGGCTTTACGCTTTAAGTGTGTTGCCGACCAATTATACCGGCCTGTTTCTAATCGGAATTGCGGCTATCTTTTTTATTTTAGAAATTTATGTGACTTCATACGGACTTCTAACTATAGGAGGAATAATATCTCTAATTTTGGGTTCACTTTTATTGTTTTCTGGAAATATTCCGTATTATAAAATTGCGATGCCAGTATTAATCATTGTTTTAGTGGTGTCAGTAGTCCTTTTACTAGTAATAATAATTTTAGGCATCCGAGCCCATAAAAGAAAAATAACCACTGGAAAAGAAGGCCTTGTTGATGAACTGGGACGAGCAGCAACTGATCTTAATCCCGAAGGTACCATTGTAATTCATGGCGAGTTGTGGAATGCACATTCGGTAGACGGCTTGATTACCAAGGGCGAGATTGTTAAAGTAGTTAGAGTTGAAGGATTAAAATTATATGTCACCCGAAACCCGATAAAATAA
- a CDS encoding zinc ribbon domain-containing protein, producing the protein MPTYEYLCSTCNYHFEEFQKITDKPVQKCPKCGNKVKRLISPGAGFIFKGSGFYITDYKRNSSESKNIGEKKYDKKSDEQKS; encoded by the coding sequence ATGCCTACTTATGAATATTTATGTAGCACTTGTAATTATCATTTTGAAGAGTTTCAAAAAATTACAGATAAACCGGTACAAAAATGTCCTAAATGTGGTAATAAGGTTAAAAGATTAATTTCGCCAGGAGCAGGATTTATTTTTAAGGGAAGCGGTTTTTATATTACTGATTACAAACGAAACAGTTCTGAAAGTAAAAATATTGGTGAGAAAAAGTATGATAAAAAATCTGATGAGCAAAAATCATAA
- a CDS encoding tetrahydrofolate dehydrogenase/cyclohydrolase catalytic domain-containing protein encodes MIILDGKETSRKIKESLKTEVADLKNKGIVPNLGVILVGEFPPSVIYVRNKENACREVGILTTTLHLEESVTEASLLEIIENWNQDPAISGILVQMPLPSHINHHQVLNAISPKKDVDGLCATNLGSLISGKDPYFYPCTPLGIIELLYYYQISPKGKHCVIVGRGELVGKPLANMLLLKNIYQYEGNATVTVCHSLTPNLSYFTNLADILVVAIGKPEFITENMVKENAVVIDVGVNRINVNKAGTVSTKLVGDCDFVSLKDKVHAITPVPGGVGPMTVAMLLKNTVRAAKINAGLLV; translated from the coding sequence ATGATAATACTGGACGGTAAAGAGACGTCGCGAAAAATTAAAGAAAGTCTAAAAACCGAAGTAGCCGATTTGAAAAATAAAGGCATTGTGCCAAATCTTGGTGTAATCTTAGTGGGCGAATTTCCACCGTCGGTAATCTATGTGCGCAATAAAGAAAATGCTTGTCGCGAGGTGGGGATTTTGACCACAACATTACATTTGGAAGAAAGTGTTACCGAAGCATCATTGCTTGAAATTATCGAAAACTGGAACCAGGACCCGGCAATATCGGGTATCTTAGTTCAAATGCCCTTGCCTTCTCATATCAATCATCATCAGGTCCTAAATGCTATTTCGCCCAAAAAAGATGTCGACGGTCTTTGTGCCACAAATTTGGGTAGTCTAATTTCTGGTAAAGACCCATATTTTTATCCGTGCACACCACTAGGGATTATTGAGCTGTTGTATTATTATCAAATAAGCCCTAAAGGGAAACACTGCGTAATTGTCGGAAGAGGTGAATTAGTCGGGAAACCCTTAGCTAATATGCTTCTTTTAAAAAATATCTATCAATATGAAGGCAATGCCACAGTAACTGTTTGTCATAGCCTAACCCCTAATCTTAGTTATTTTACCAACTTAGCCGATATTTTAGTGGTCGCTATTGGTAAACCGGAGTTTATTACCGAGAACATGGTTAAAGAGAATGCTGTAGTGATAGACGTTGGCGTTAACCGAATCAATGTTAATAAAGCCGGAACGGTCAGTACCAAATTAGTTGGGGATTGTGATTTTGTATCGTTGAAAGATAAGGTTCATGCAATAACTCCAGTTCCCGGCGGGGTTGGACCAATGACCGTGGCAATGCTTCTTAAAAATACCGTGCGGGCTGCAAAAATTAATGCTGGAT
- the groL gene encoding chaperonin GroEL (60 kDa chaperone family; promotes refolding of misfolded polypeptides especially under stressful conditions; forms two stacked rings of heptamers to form a barrel-shaped 14mer; ends can be capped by GroES; misfolded proteins enter the barrel where they are refolded when GroES binds), giving the protein MPAKDIKFGEEARRAMLRGAQILADAVKVTLGPKGHNVVIDKKWGAPTVTKDGVTVAKEIELEDKFENMGAQMVKEVASKTSDVAGDGTTTATILAETIFREGLKVVAAGANSMAVKRGIDKAVEKVVEELKRISKKTTSKNEIAQVATIAANNDTSIGNLIADAMEKVGKEGVITVEEAKSMETTLEVVEGMQFDRGYLSPYFITDAEKMECVLEDCYILLYEKKISSARDLLPLLEKVAQKGKPILIIAEEVEGEALATLVVNKIRGTLQCCAVKAPGYGERRRAMLEDIAILTNGKLISEDIGIKLENVAITDLGMAKRVIVDKENTTIVEGAGSKKEIQARIEQIRKQIEETKSDYDKEKLQERLAKLAGGVAVINVGAATEVEMKQKKALVEDALHATRAAVEEGIVPGGGVALLRCLPALEKLKLPGDEQIGVEIVKKALEAPIRQLAENAGIEGSVVVEKVKNETGNRGFNVETMKFEDMFEAGIIDPTKVTRTALQNAASVASLLITTDAAIVELPEKEKTPPAPAGGYGEY; this is encoded by the coding sequence ATGCCAGCAAAAGATATAAAATTTGGTGAAGAAGCCCGACGGGCCATGCTTCGTGGTGCCCAAATTCTGGCTGATGCCGTTAAGGTTACTTTAGGCCCTAAGGGTCATAATGTAGTAATTGATAAGAAGTGGGGTGCACCAACCGTTACCAAGGATGGTGTCACCGTAGCTAAAGAGATCGAGCTTGAGGACAAATTCGAGAACATGGGCGCTCAGATGGTAAAAGAGGTGGCTTCGAAGACCTCAGATGTTGCCGGTGATGGCACAACGACCGCGACAATTCTGGCTGAGACGATTTTCCGCGAGGGCTTAAAAGTTGTGGCGGCTGGTGCCAACTCGATGGCGGTAAAACGTGGAATTGATAAAGCGGTTGAGAAGGTTGTAGAAGAGCTCAAGCGCATCTCGAAGAAAACGACCAGTAAGAACGAGATCGCCCAGGTTGCGACGATTGCGGCTAACAATGATACCTCAATTGGCAATTTAATTGCTGATGCTATGGAAAAAGTTGGTAAAGAAGGCGTGATTACGGTCGAAGAGGCTAAAAGTATGGAGACAACCTTAGAGGTTGTGGAAGGAATGCAATTCGATCGCGGATATCTGTCGCCGTACTTTATCACCGATGCTGAAAAGATGGAATGTGTGCTTGAGGACTGCTACATTTTACTTTACGAAAAGAAAATCTCCTCGGCTCGGGATCTATTACCATTATTAGAAAAAGTTGCTCAGAAGGGAAAACCGATTCTTATTATTGCCGAAGAAGTTGAAGGCGAAGCCTTAGCTACGCTTGTGGTCAATAAGATTCGTGGCACGCTCCAGTGCTGTGCAGTCAAGGCTCCGGGTTATGGTGAGCGGCGTCGAGCTATGCTTGAAGACATTGCGATTCTTACTAACGGCAAACTGATATCGGAAGATATTGGTATAAAATTAGAAAATGTTGCGATCACCGATTTAGGAATGGCCAAGCGTGTGATCGTTGATAAAGAGAATACGACAATTGTCGAGGGCGCTGGTTCTAAGAAAGAAATTCAGGCGCGGATCGAGCAGATCCGAAAACAGATTGAAGAGACGAAATCGGATTATGATAAAGAAAAACTTCAAGAGCGACTTGCCAAATTAGCCGGTGGTGTTGCCGTAATTAATGTTGGTGCCGCGACGGAAGTCGAAATGAAACAGAAGAAAGCTCTAGTTGAAGATGCTCTTCATGCGACACGCGCTGCTGTGGAAGAGGGTATTGTGCCCGGTGGTGGTGTGGCGCTCTTAAGATGTTTGCCGGCGTTAGAGAAACTAAAACTGCCCGGTGATGAACAGATTGGTGTTGAGATCGTCAAGAAAGCTCTTGAGGCCCCAATTCGTCAACTAGCGGAAAATGCCGGAATTGAGGGTTCGGTGGTTGTCGAAAAGGTTAAGAACGAGACCGGTAATCGTGGCTTCAATGTGGAAACCATGAAATTTGAAGATATGTTTGAGGCCGGTATTATTGACCCGACCAAAGTGACTCGTACCGCACTGCAAAATGCCGCTTCGGTAGCTTCGCTCTTAATTACGACTGATGCTGCAATTGTTGAGCTGCCGGAAAAAGAAAAGACCCCACCAGCACCAGCCGGCGGTTACGGTGAATATTAA
- a CDS encoding DUF6029 family protein — MRHRVNKFFFIGLILSAAISLGLGIEFSGGNTIEYWLYMNSALDSLSFKDHFEDRLKLNLNYEKLRIGTVFFYWHLSAPNQNRLLYFDYNCDYTDQIFELTYGRYYVTFGKGLCLNQYLDEDFRVDNSIFGLKGVLKYEGSELTFLAGEPRNIFFEENIYKIKNDTLDRLRGINLDSRLRLLNTVNMNLGARYVRYHRPVDITPRAFTELFGGNIEVNLGPYEGYLEYAQHLGSYPYIGGRLTGNALFFSSALTIPGLGINFQLMNYDSIGFGGAGYRYNEVPTPIKSGTSINRGIDEFGYGLGLVCSLLDKLNIDLQHNTINSHNKNEVILEQIGNFKYLFFDNLEGRLNFEHNQKNNIELPIKKKTEFKPTCEFSYTLENYFIDFSYEHNFISADSSKYYEHAVVFSLGRAERAQFTLRLERRNRTPIWLIPKIGDERYWILAELSWDISDRHNLRVRVGSEKGGIICSGGVCRYEEPFRGIKLVLTSIF, encoded by the coding sequence ATGCGCCACCGAGTAAATAAATTTTTTTTTATTGGGCTAATTTTAAGCGCAGCAATTTCCCTCGGATTAGGTATTGAATTCAGTGGTGGTAATACTATCGAATACTGGCTTTATATGAATAGTGCGCTGGATAGCTTAAGTTTTAAAGACCATTTTGAAGATCGGTTAAAACTAAACTTGAATTATGAAAAATTAAGAATCGGCACAGTCTTTTTTTATTGGCATCTTTCCGCACCCAATCAAAATCGTCTGTTATATTTTGATTATAATTGCGATTATACTGATCAAATATTCGAACTTACTTATGGGCGGTATTATGTTACTTTCGGAAAAGGACTATGTCTTAACCAGTATTTAGATGAAGATTTTAGGGTCGATAATTCAATTTTCGGGCTCAAGGGGGTACTAAAATATGAAGGTTCGGAATTAACCTTCTTGGCCGGTGAACCCCGTAATATCTTTTTTGAAGAAAACATCTATAAGATAAAAAACGACACCTTAGACCGACTACGAGGAATCAATTTAGATAGTAGACTTCGACTTTTAAATACAGTTAATATGAATTTGGGGGCCCGTTATGTTCGCTATCATCGGCCAGTTGATATAACACCAAGAGCATTTACTGAATTATTTGGTGGTAATATCGAAGTTAATCTCGGTCCTTATGAGGGATATTTAGAATATGCCCAGCATTTAGGCAGTTATCCTTATATCGGTGGTAGACTTACCGGCAATGCACTATTTTTTTCTTCAGCCCTAACAATCCCAGGTTTGGGCATAAATTTTCAACTAATGAACTATGACTCCATCGGTTTTGGCGGTGCCGGTTATCGTTATAACGAGGTGCCAACACCGATTAAATCAGGAACATCGATTAATCGAGGAATTGACGAATTCGGCTATGGCCTGGGGCTTGTTTGTTCTCTTTTAGATAAGTTAAATATTGATCTTCAACATAATACTATTAATTCTCATAATAAAAACGAGGTTATTTTAGAACAGATCGGAAATTTTAAGTATTTATTTTTCGACAACTTAGAAGGTAGGCTTAATTTTGAACATAATCAAAAAAATAATATCGAACTGCCAATTAAAAAGAAAACCGAGTTTAAGCCAACCTGTGAGTTTTCTTATACCCTGGAAAATTATTTTATTGATTTCAGCTACGAACATAATTTTATTTCCGCTGATAGTAGTAAATATTATGAACATGCAGTTGTTTTTTCTTTAGGTCGAGCGGAACGTGCTCAGTTTACTCTTCGTCTTGAACGCCGCAATCGAACACCAATTTGGCTGATACCTAAAATTGGTGACGAACGATACTGGATTTTGGCCGAACTTTCCTGGGATATCTCGGATCGTCATAATTTGAGAGTGCGTGTTGGCTCAGAAAAGGGCGGAATTATCTGCTCGGGCGGTGTCTGCCGCTACGAGGAACCATTTAGAGGTATAAAATTAGTATTGACAAGTATTTTCTAA
- a CDS encoding TlpA disulfide reductase family protein, whose protein sequence is MRKLIAKIITISFLLLNFAFAESPTLKIAPSFSLYDIKGTPVVLDSLIKRGPVVMSFWALWCKMCIKELDALKPYFSELESLGINFLAISQDKAKAKEAVRSFVVGKKWPYQILLDPNNKLRKLYNVQVMPTLFIINEEKEIIYIHQGYKPGDEKKLMEKVRSIKRCATE, encoded by the coding sequence ATGAGAAAATTAATCGCAAAAATTATTACAATTAGTTTTTTGTTATTAAATTTTGCCTTTGCGGAAAGTCCGACTCTAAAAATTGCCCCGAGTTTTTCCTTATACGACATAAAAGGCACACCGGTGGTTTTGGATTCCCTAATAAAACGCGGGCCAGTAGTTATGAGTTTCTGGGCTTTATGGTGCAAAATGTGCATTAAAGAGCTTGATGCCCTAAAACCTTACTTTTCCGAGCTTGAGTCTTTAGGAATAAATTTTTTAGCAATCAGTCAAGACAAGGCTAAAGCCAAAGAAGCTGTGCGGTCGTTTGTCGTAGGCAAAAAATGGCCCTATCAAATACTTTTAGATCCCAACAACAAACTCCGGAAACTCTACAATGTTCAGGTAATGCCAACCCTATTTATTATTAACGAAGAAAAAGAGATTATTTACATTCATCAAGGATATAAGCCCGGTGACGAGAAGAAACTTATGGAAAAAGTTAGAAGCATTAAACGATGCGCCACCGAGTAA